From one Bordetella genomosp. 9 genomic stretch:
- the bcsQ gene encoding cellulose biosynthesis protein BcsQ: MKTIAVISAKGGVGKTTISANIAAALARMGRPVVAVDLDPQNALRLHADAGSNGMDGLARATLSDRRWDDARLPGKDGVDVVPHGQLPESDRERLERRLRDEPGLLAARLRAMQLPDDAIVLIDTPPGPSVYTRQAIAAADLVVAVTLADAASYATLPATASMVEAFGGANARGDTPCVYAINQVDRSRRLTQDVVEVMRHQLGARTVGVIHDDESVREALACNMKVLDYDPNGRAAHDLQQCARHVLARLADTGSPTP, encoded by the coding sequence GTGAAAACCATCGCCGTGATATCCGCCAAGGGCGGCGTCGGCAAGACGACGATCAGCGCCAACATCGCTGCGGCGCTGGCCCGCATGGGGCGGCCGGTGGTGGCGGTCGACCTGGATCCGCAGAATGCCCTGCGCCTGCATGCCGACGCCGGCTCGAACGGCATGGACGGCCTGGCCCGCGCGACCTTGTCCGACCGGCGCTGGGACGATGCGCGCCTGCCCGGCAAGGACGGTGTCGACGTGGTCCCGCATGGCCAGTTGCCGGAAAGCGACCGCGAGCGCCTGGAGCGCCGCCTGCGCGACGAGCCGGGCCTGCTGGCCGCGCGCCTGCGCGCCATGCAATTGCCCGACGACGCCATCGTGCTGATCGATACGCCGCCCGGCCCGTCCGTCTACACGCGGCAGGCGATCGCGGCCGCGGATCTCGTCGTGGCCGTCACGCTGGCCGACGCGGCGTCGTATGCGACGCTGCCGGCGACCGCGTCGATGGTGGAAGCGTTCGGCGGCGCCAATGCGCGCGGCGACACCCCCTGCGTCTATGCGATCAACCAGGTGGACCGCTCGCGCCGCCTGACCCAGGACGTGGTCGAGGTCATGCGGCACCAGCTGGGCGCCCGGACCGTGGGCGTGATCCACGACGACGAGTCCGTGCGCGAAGCGCTGGCTTGCAACATGAAGGTGCTGGACTACGATCCGAACGGACGCGCGGCGCATGACCTTCAGCAATGCGCGCGCCACGTGCTGGCGCGCCTGGCCGATACGGGGAGCCCGACGCCATGA
- a CDS encoding ABC transporter ATP-binding protein, translating to MSLLELRNLDVRYGRVAGTRALNLSIGEAETVALIGSNGAGKSSTLKAITGLVTGYGGDILWQGKSIKGMAASEVVKLGIGFSPEGRRVFPSLTVQENLKMGAFGRGGDRLAERMEQMFGYFPRLKERARQAAGSLSGGEQQMLAIGRALMSGPRLFLLDEPSLGLAPIIVERIGDILLEIQQREGLAFVLAEQNANWAMRVARRTAILQLGEKLFDDASAALLEDPKVQTAFLGV from the coding sequence ATGTCACTGCTGGAATTGCGTAACCTGGACGTGCGCTACGGCCGCGTGGCCGGCACGCGCGCATTGAACCTGAGCATAGGCGAGGCCGAAACCGTGGCGCTGATCGGCTCCAACGGCGCCGGCAAGAGCAGCACGCTGAAAGCCATCACCGGACTCGTCACCGGCTACGGCGGCGACATCCTGTGGCAAGGCAAAAGCATCAAGGGCATGGCCGCGTCGGAAGTGGTGAAGCTGGGCATCGGCTTCTCCCCGGAAGGCCGCCGGGTGTTCCCCTCGCTGACGGTGCAGGAGAACCTGAAGATGGGCGCCTTCGGCCGCGGCGGCGATCGCCTGGCGGAGCGCATGGAACAGATGTTCGGCTACTTTCCGCGCCTGAAGGAACGGGCCCGGCAGGCAGCGGGCAGCCTGTCCGGCGGCGAACAGCAGATGCTGGCCATCGGCCGCGCCCTGATGAGCGGCCCCAGGCTCTTCCTGCTGGACGAGCCTTCGCTGGGACTGGCGCCCATCATCGTCGAGCGCATCGGCGACATCCTGCTGGAAATCCAGCAGCGCGAAGGCCTGGCCTTCGTGCTGGCGGAGCAGAACGCCAACTGGGCGATGCGCGTGGCGCGGCGTACAGCCATCCTGCAGCTGGGGGAAAAGCTGTTCGACGACGCCTCCGCCGCCCTGCTGGAGGACCCCAAGGTACAGACCGCCTTCCTGGGGGTATAG
- a CDS encoding ABC transporter ATP-binding protein yields MNKLLNVDGIGISFGGLKAVDGVTFEVYEGEILGVIGPNGAGKTTLVNLISGVIKPSRGTVVFRDEAVTGMAPSRLTERGLVRTFQSTAVYAQRSVRENIVRGSYLTRYPGFLATLFDTPRAKRKRAESDAQVEELLHRMGLAAVADDAAGSLPYGMQKILGIAIALAARPTLLMLDEPVAGLSAEETDQVRDAILRVRESGVTVMVIDHNMRFIAGLCDRLLVVASGQELTRGRPDEVLRDRRVVEAYLGTRNVTAGIA; encoded by the coding sequence ATGAACAAGCTGCTCAATGTGGACGGCATCGGCATCAGCTTCGGCGGGCTGAAGGCCGTCGATGGCGTCACCTTCGAAGTCTACGAAGGCGAGATCCTGGGCGTCATCGGTCCCAACGGCGCCGGCAAAACCACGCTGGTCAACCTGATCAGCGGCGTCATCAAGCCGTCGCGCGGCACCGTGGTGTTCCGCGACGAAGCCGTCACCGGCATGGCGCCTTCGCGCCTGACCGAACGCGGCCTGGTGCGCACCTTCCAGTCGACCGCGGTCTATGCGCAGCGCAGCGTGCGCGAGAACATCGTGCGCGGCTCCTACCTGACGCGCTATCCCGGTTTCCTGGCCACCCTGTTCGATACGCCGCGCGCGAAGCGCAAGCGCGCCGAATCGGACGCCCAGGTCGAAGAACTGCTGCATCGCATGGGCCTGGCCGCGGTGGCCGACGACGCCGCCGGCAGCCTGCCCTACGGGATGCAGAAGATCCTGGGCATCGCCATCGCGCTGGCCGCGCGGCCCACGCTGCTGATGCTGGACGAACCGGTGGCGGGTCTCAGCGCCGAGGAAACCGACCAGGTGCGCGACGCCATCCTGCGTGTTCGCGAGTCGGGGGTCACGGTCATGGTCATCGACCACAACATGCGCTTCATCGCCGGCCTGTGCGACCGCCTGCTGGTGGTGGCCTCCGGCCAGGAACTGACGCGCGGCCGGCCGGATGAAGTCCTGCGCGACCGCCGTGTCGTCGAGGCTTACTTGGGAACTAGGAATGTCACTGCTGGAATTGCGTAA
- the bcsP gene encoding cellulose biosynthesis protein BcsP yields the protein MHSDDDNDIARLYAQFGGDPAGYQEIATLAAASQARARWPMLAAFDPLQPVAAPAVGVDDGAVMAQAAQRAADAQGAAAEPVRPQPQFIAPSPKPFNRDVPRAFLVPQPPEPAPASHVADPVVPPAAAFSAASAAVPSAAPSAPSFTATPAAIAAPAGGPVAAPAAEAAANEQMAAPAGLPGASGDPFRRLVADSPSEPASGRLPDLFKRLLSS from the coding sequence ATGCATTCCGATGACGACAACGATATCGCGCGGCTTTACGCGCAGTTCGGCGGGGATCCCGCGGGCTACCAGGAAATCGCCACGCTGGCGGCGGCCAGCCAGGCCCGGGCGCGCTGGCCCATGCTGGCGGCCTTCGACCCCCTGCAGCCCGTCGCGGCGCCCGCGGTCGGCGTGGATGACGGCGCCGTGATGGCGCAGGCCGCGCAACGGGCGGCCGACGCGCAGGGCGCCGCCGCCGAACCCGTCCGGCCGCAGCCGCAGTTCATCGCGCCCAGTCCGAAGCCATTCAACCGCGACGTGCCGCGCGCCTTCCTGGTTCCGCAGCCGCCTGAGCCGGCGCCCGCGAGCCACGTCGCCGACCCGGTCGTGCCGCCCGCCGCCGCATTCTCGGCCGCATCCGCTGCCGTGCCTTCGGCCGCGCCGTCCGCCCCCTCCTTCACCGCGACACCCGCGGCGATCGCCGCACCAGCCGGCGGCCCTGTCGCGGCGCCGGCCGCCGAGGCCGCCGCGAACGAGCAAATGGCCGCGCCGGCCGGACTTCCCGGCGCGTCCGGGGACCCCTTCCGCCGCCTGGTGGCGGACAGCCCGTCCGAGCCGGCCTCGGGGCGCCTGCCCGACCTGTTCAAACGGCTGCTTTCATCGTGA
- a CDS encoding polysaccharide deacetylase family protein, translating into MLLPYHDRYPYSAITKRPDYSWPGGKRLAVYLGLNIEHFAFGTGKGHHLGTELPQPDARGFAWRDYGNRVGVWRLLELFDELGLPASHLMNTVLFEYAPDVLEPILKRGDELIGHGRTNAEAQGHLWPADEARLLTEVRDAIKKHAGQDVRGWMGPWMSQSAQTPELLVDTGYKFVMDWPADDQPVWMKTRSGPLMSVPYPLEINDSPQMLVRRHTAQDFEQMIIEQFEEMLAQSEKQPLVCGIALHTMIVGQPYRLRALRRALKYIVDHPQRDKVWFTRPGEIYDHCAGLKDGVMLRP; encoded by the coding sequence ATGCTACTTCCCTACCACGACCGGTATCCGTACAGCGCCATCACCAAACGCCCCGACTACAGCTGGCCGGGCGGCAAGCGGCTGGCCGTCTACCTGGGCCTGAATATCGAGCACTTCGCCTTCGGCACCGGCAAGGGCCATCACCTGGGCACCGAGCTGCCGCAGCCCGACGCGCGCGGCTTCGCCTGGCGCGACTACGGCAACCGGGTGGGCGTCTGGCGCCTGCTGGAGCTGTTCGACGAGCTCGGCCTGCCGGCGTCGCACCTGATGAATACGGTGCTGTTCGAGTACGCCCCCGATGTGCTCGAGCCCATCCTCAAGCGCGGCGACGAACTCATCGGGCACGGCCGCACCAACGCCGAAGCACAGGGCCACCTGTGGCCCGCCGACGAAGCCCGCCTGCTGACCGAGGTGCGCGACGCCATCAAGAAGCACGCGGGGCAGGACGTGCGCGGCTGGATGGGCCCGTGGATGTCGCAAAGCGCGCAGACGCCCGAGCTGCTGGTGGATACCGGCTACAAGTTCGTGATGGACTGGCCGGCCGACGATCAGCCGGTGTGGATGAAGACCCGCTCCGGCCCGCTGATGTCGGTGCCGTATCCGCTGGAGATCAACGATTCACCCCAGATGCTGGTGCGCCGCCACACCGCGCAGGACTTCGAACAGATGATCATCGAGCAGTTCGAGGAGATGCTGGCCCAGTCGGAAAAGCAGCCGCTGGTATGCGGCATCGCCCTGCACACCATGATCGTCGGGCAGCCGTATCGCCTGCGCGCGCTGCGCCGGGCCTTGAAATACATCGTGGACCATCCCCAGCGCGACAAGGTTTGGTTCACGCGTCCGGGCGAAATCTACGACCACTGCGCAGGACTAAAGGACGGCGTCATGCTCCGGCCCTGA
- the bcsA gene encoding UDP-forming cellulose synthase catalytic subunit — MKGPTQSFHYPPAGPAPGDRLLQRGLWTSLPLRVAIGIVAVLLVWLTVIIPLTLEQQLVFCVVTFLFALCVRRIRGQLAVLTLIVLSCTASLRYMYWRVTATLDFDNTVDTLFGWGLVLAECYALAVLLLGYLQTAWPLRRKPTPLPADITLWPSVDIFIPTYNEPLNVVRQTVYTALTMDWPADKLRVYLLDDGRRAEFRDFCQEVGAGYITREDNRHAKAGNLNWALKQTQGEYVAIFDCDHVPTRSFLQLCMGWFLKDRKLAMLQTPHFFFSADPFEKNLKTGRAVPNEGELFYGLVQDGNDLWNASFFCGSCAILRRAPLEEVGGVAVETVTEDAHTALKLSRAGYNTAFLGIPQAAGLATESLAAHIGQRIRWARGMAQIFRVDNPLVGKGLKFGQRLCYLNAMLHFFYGLPRIVFLTAPLAYLFFGAHVFQASALMITVYALPHLLHASITNSRIQGRFRHSFWNEVYESVLAWYIMRPVVLALVNPKLGKFNVTSKGGVIEQSYFDWTMARPYIVLLALNVAGMIAGLTMLALGHGDADVTTTICINLAWTVYNIIITSASVAVAAESRQLRNDPRVAAKLPAMVKLANGKTVVCETSDFSQTGLGLLLPDGANVPLHDKVHISIFRGDEEGVFPATVVFSRAERVGLRFDGLSVAQQVQLSQLTFARADTWASGWGNRKPDAPLAALAEVTRIGIHGFALVLRHTFYEPFRQRRPAPAATPPAAAAAQSPNGTARNR; from the coding sequence ATGAAGGGGCCGACGCAGTCGTTCCACTATCCGCCGGCCGGTCCGGCGCCCGGGGACCGGCTGCTGCAGCGCGGCCTCTGGACCAGCCTGCCGCTGCGCGTGGCGATCGGCATCGTGGCGGTGCTGCTCGTATGGCTCACGGTCATCATCCCGCTGACGCTGGAACAGCAGCTGGTGTTCTGCGTGGTGACCTTCCTGTTCGCGCTCTGCGTGCGCCGCATCCGCGGACAGCTCGCGGTGCTCACGTTGATCGTGCTGTCCTGCACGGCGTCGCTGCGCTACATGTACTGGCGCGTGACGGCGACGCTGGACTTCGACAACACCGTCGATACGCTGTTCGGCTGGGGCCTGGTGCTGGCGGAGTGCTACGCGCTCGCGGTCCTGCTGCTCGGCTATCTGCAGACGGCCTGGCCGCTGCGCCGCAAGCCCACGCCGCTGCCCGCCGACATCACGCTGTGGCCGTCGGTGGATATCTTCATCCCGACCTACAACGAGCCCTTGAACGTGGTCAGGCAGACGGTCTACACCGCGCTCACCATGGACTGGCCCGCCGACAAGCTGCGCGTCTATCTGCTGGACGACGGCCGCCGCGCCGAATTCCGCGACTTCTGCCAGGAGGTCGGCGCGGGCTACATCACCCGCGAGGACAACCGTCACGCCAAGGCCGGCAACCTGAACTGGGCGCTCAAGCAGACCCAGGGCGAATACGTCGCGATCTTCGACTGCGACCACGTGCCGACACGCTCCTTCCTGCAGCTTTGCATGGGCTGGTTCCTGAAGGACCGCAAGCTCGCCATGCTGCAGACGCCCCATTTCTTCTTCTCGGCCGACCCCTTCGAAAAGAATCTCAAGACCGGACGGGCCGTACCGAACGAAGGCGAGCTCTTCTACGGCCTGGTGCAGGACGGCAACGACCTGTGGAATGCCTCTTTCTTCTGCGGATCGTGCGCCATCCTGCGCCGCGCGCCATTGGAGGAAGTCGGCGGCGTGGCGGTGGAAACGGTCACCGAGGACGCCCACACCGCCTTGAAACTGAGCCGCGCCGGCTACAACACCGCGTTCCTGGGCATCCCGCAGGCGGCGGGGCTGGCGACGGAAAGCCTGGCCGCGCACATCGGCCAGCGCATACGCTGGGCGCGCGGCATGGCGCAGATATTCCGCGTGGACAACCCGCTGGTGGGCAAGGGGCTGAAGTTCGGCCAGCGGCTGTGCTACCTGAACGCGATGCTGCACTTCTTCTACGGGCTGCCGCGCATCGTGTTCCTGACGGCGCCGCTGGCCTATCTGTTCTTCGGCGCCCACGTCTTCCAGGCGTCGGCCCTGATGATCACGGTCTATGCGCTGCCCCACCTGCTGCATGCCAGCATCACCAACTCGCGCATCCAGGGGCGTTTCCGCCATTCCTTCTGGAACGAAGTCTACGAATCGGTGCTGGCGTGGTACATCATGCGGCCCGTCGTGCTGGCGCTGGTCAATCCCAAGCTGGGCAAGTTCAACGTCACGTCCAAGGGCGGCGTCATCGAGCAGTCGTATTTCGACTGGACCATGGCGCGGCCGTACATCGTGCTGCTGGCCCTCAACGTGGCGGGCATGATCGCGGGGCTGACCATGCTGGCCCTGGGCCATGGCGACGCCGACGTCACCACCACCATCTGCATCAACCTGGCCTGGACCGTCTACAACATCATCATCACCAGCGCCAGCGTGGCGGTGGCGGCCGAAAGCCGCCAACTGCGCAACGACCCGCGCGTGGCGGCGAAGCTGCCCGCCATGGTGAAACTGGCGAACGGCAAGACCGTCGTTTGCGAGACCAGCGATTTCTCGCAGACCGGGCTGGGCCTGTTGCTGCCGGACGGCGCCAACGTGCCGCTGCACGACAAAGTCCATATCTCGATTTTTCGCGGCGACGAAGAAGGCGTGTTTCCCGCTACCGTGGTGTTCAGCCGCGCGGAACGGGTCGGGCTGCGCTTCGACGGCCTGAGCGTCGCCCAGCAGGTGCAGCTGTCCCAATTGACCTTCGCGCGCGCCGATACCTGGGCGTCGGGCTGGGGCAACCGCAAGCCGGATGCCCCATTGGCGGCCTTGGCCGAGGTGACCCGGATAGGCATACACGGCTTCGCGCTGGTGTTGCGCCACACCTTCTACGAACCCTTCCGCCAGCGCCGCCCGGCGCCGGCGGCCACGCCCCCTGCCGCGGCTGCGGCGCAAAGTCCCAACGGCACTGCGAGAAATAGATGA
- the bcsZ gene encoding cellulose synthase complex periplasmic endoglucanase BcsZ: protein MMDRARARRPASRAPAWRRTLAVLSVWLPCVAGAAGAGSAATAAATTGTGASPASCVAAPWPLWQDFQARFIQPDGRVLDASTPQRHSSSEGQSYGMFFALVAGDQATFDRLWTWTEANLAGGDIGKRLPAWFWGLAPDGGWRVLDANSAADADLWIAYDLLEAARLWGRKDYADRAHALLARIEAEETVELPGLGRMLLPGPKGFALPGNIWRLNASYLPPPVLRRLANAGNRALWQEIARNTPAVYAGGQDTGYVADWVAYMAPRTSASGASTPGRFATDPVKGDIGSYDAIRTYMWAGLTPDEDPLAMPLRAATQGLAAATATLGYPPESVRTATGVTDGTGPFGFSAALLPYLQATRRDDLLQKQRARVQTLLAQAREKADATGVQAPYYDYVLTLFGLGWSEGRYRFHPTGTVQPSWETSCRRASAP from the coding sequence ATGATGGACAGGGCACGGGCACGCCGACCGGCCTCCCGCGCGCCGGCCTGGCGCCGGACGCTGGCGGTGCTATCGGTATGGCTGCCCTGCGTCGCCGGCGCGGCGGGCGCCGGGTCCGCGGCCACGGCCGCCGCGACCACGGGCACGGGCGCGAGTCCGGCAAGCTGCGTGGCCGCGCCCTGGCCGCTATGGCAAGACTTCCAGGCCCGCTTCATCCAGCCGGATGGACGGGTGCTCGATGCCAGCACCCCGCAGCGCCACAGCTCGTCCGAAGGCCAGTCCTACGGCATGTTCTTCGCGCTGGTGGCGGGCGACCAGGCCACCTTCGACCGGCTGTGGACATGGACCGAAGCCAACCTGGCCGGCGGCGATATCGGCAAGCGCCTGCCGGCCTGGTTCTGGGGCCTGGCGCCGGATGGCGGCTGGCGGGTGCTGGACGCCAACTCCGCCGCCGATGCCGACCTCTGGATCGCCTATGACCTGCTGGAAGCCGCCAGGCTGTGGGGCCGCAAGGACTACGCGGACCGCGCGCATGCCCTGCTCGCGCGCATCGAGGCCGAAGAGACCGTCGAGCTGCCAGGGCTGGGCCGCATGCTGCTGCCAGGACCCAAGGGCTTCGCCCTGCCGGGCAACATCTGGCGCCTGAACGCCAGCTACCTGCCGCCGCCCGTATTGCGCAGGCTGGCCAATGCCGGCAATCGCGCGCTCTGGCAGGAGATCGCCCGCAATACCCCGGCGGTCTACGCCGGCGGACAGGACACGGGCTATGTGGCCGACTGGGTGGCCTACATGGCGCCCAGGACGTCCGCCAGCGGAGCTTCCACGCCCGGCCGCTTCGCCACCGATCCGGTCAAGGGCGATATCGGCAGCTACGACGCCATCCGCACCTACATGTGGGCGGGCCTGACGCCGGATGAAGACCCGCTGGCGATGCCGCTGCGCGCCGCCACCCAAGGCCTGGCCGCGGCGACCGCGACGCTGGGATATCCGCCGGAATCGGTACGCACGGCCACCGGCGTCACCGACGGCACCGGCCCCTTCGGCTTTTCCGCCGCGCTGCTGCCCTATCTGCAGGCCACCCGCCGCGACGATCTGCTGCAGAAACAGCGCGCCCGCGTGCAGACGCTGCTGGCGCAGGCCCGCGAAAAGGCGGATGCCACCGGCGTGCAGGCTCCCTACTACGACTACGTCCTGACGCTGTTCGGCCTGGGCTGGAGCGAAGGACGTTATCGCTTCCACCCCACCGGCACCGTCCAACCATCCTGGGAAACATCATGCCGCCGCGCCTCAGCTCCCTAG
- the bcsD gene encoding cellulose biosynthesis protein BcsD encodes MQGAELEYLHGRLCTPQWRGFLRAQAEEFRAHLSTAELRGLMHRIGGRYAALYPLPPCASIAELRDAMNAAWAPLDWGLVALAEQDDAALLIEHFCTPLAAGFGAGELEWTPAFLEGVYQGWMSAAGAGDTLQVRLQHADPETGSLRFVFSK; translated from the coding sequence ATGCAAGGCGCCGAATTGGAGTATTTGCATGGCCGCCTTTGCACGCCGCAGTGGCGGGGATTTCTGCGCGCCCAGGCCGAGGAGTTCCGCGCGCACCTGTCGACCGCGGAGCTGCGCGGCCTCATGCACCGCATCGGCGGACGCTACGCCGCGCTGTATCCCCTGCCGCCGTGCGCCAGCATAGCCGAGCTGCGCGATGCCATGAATGCCGCATGGGCGCCGCTCGACTGGGGCCTGGTCGCACTGGCCGAACAGGACGACGCCGCGCTGCTGATCGAACACTTTTGCACGCCCCTGGCCGCCGGTTTCGGCGCGGGCGAACTGGAATGGACGCCCGCTTTCCTGGAAGGCGTCTACCAGGGATGGATGTCGGCCGCGGGGGCCGGTGACACGCTGCAGGTCCGGTTGCAACACGCCGACCCGGAAACGGGCAGCCTGCGTTTCGTTTTTTCCAAATGA
- the bcsB gene encoding cellulose biosynthesis cyclic di-GMP-binding regulatory protein BcsB, protein MTVFHNRVHRIRRGVCGTLAGTLLASAFHTAWAAPAGAPAADPAAMQSTPAAAASAPPAPDGSRTYSLSLKQLGAQYPLNITGVDGSNGVPFSVRADEVVTGAKLKLDYAYSPALLPDLSHINVMVNGEVAYSIPVPKEDGGKNLQRTVDIPARLITDFNRLNLQLIGHYTMQCEDPLHSSLWANIGNQSVLELTVAPLRMRNDLSTLPLPFFDRRDVRRLVLPMVFAANPDTATLEAAGALSSWFGALADYRGARFPASIGQLPKEGNAIVLVAGGTAVPGVQAGGAGQAAVNGPTISIVTNPNDPNGKLLVIQGRDGADLKTAANALALGSQTLSGATATITGLKPLEPRKPYDAPNWLPSDRPVKFGELAEARALNVAGYRPDLIRVNLRLPPDLFAWRDKRVPVDLKYRYTPRPTSDKSVLSVSLNDQFVQGIPLPAAKAPSLTDTLMSDSTLPAEKRLELPLFLLPPRSQLQLYYSYDVLKQGDCKDALLDNVRGAIDPDSTIDISQLPHFIAMPDLAAFDKAGFPFTRMADLSQTAVVLPDQPAVSDYSAYLTLLGRLGASTGYPATAVTVSQAGQAAKLADKDLLVIASGDNQPLLKQWAQYMPASVDGKDKRFSLSDLVYKTSAWLGTPERPRDVVSFNSDSADAMLAGFESPLTAGRSVVVVSGNKPQGLADALDVLLDDSSSDHGIRGSLAMVRGKQVESLLAQDSYYVGKLGPVEYAEWFFSRHLLLFLACCLLGALLLAAVLYWSLHARAQRRLKQ, encoded by the coding sequence ATGACCGTGTTCCACAATCGCGTCCACCGCATACGCCGCGGCGTATGCGGCACGCTCGCCGGCACGCTGTTGGCCAGCGCTTTCCACACCGCCTGGGCCGCGCCCGCCGGCGCGCCTGCCGCCGACCCTGCGGCGATGCAGTCCACGCCAGCCGCCGCGGCATCCGCGCCCCCGGCGCCGGACGGCTCGCGCACCTACTCGCTGTCGCTGAAGCAACTGGGCGCCCAGTATCCGCTGAACATCACCGGCGTGGATGGCAGCAACGGGGTACCGTTCAGCGTGCGCGCCGATGAGGTGGTCACCGGGGCGAAGCTGAAGCTGGACTATGCCTATTCGCCGGCGCTGCTGCCGGACCTGTCGCACATCAACGTGATGGTCAATGGCGAGGTCGCCTACAGCATTCCGGTGCCCAAGGAAGACGGCGGCAAGAACCTGCAGCGCACGGTCGATATCCCGGCCCGCCTTATCACCGACTTCAACCGGCTGAACCTGCAGCTGATCGGCCACTACACGATGCAGTGCGAGGATCCGCTGCACTCCAGCCTGTGGGCCAATATCGGCAACCAGAGCGTGCTGGAGCTGACGGTGGCGCCGCTGCGCATGCGCAACGACCTGTCGACCCTGCCGCTGCCGTTCTTCGACCGCCGCGACGTGCGCCGGCTGGTGCTGCCCATGGTGTTCGCCGCCAATCCCGACACGGCCACGCTGGAAGCCGCCGGCGCGCTGTCGTCGTGGTTCGGCGCGCTGGCCGACTATCGCGGCGCCCGCTTTCCCGCATCCATCGGCCAGCTGCCGAAGGAAGGCAACGCCATCGTGCTGGTGGCCGGCGGCACGGCCGTCCCCGGCGTGCAGGCGGGCGGCGCGGGGCAGGCGGCCGTCAATGGGCCGACCATCTCCATCGTCACCAATCCCAACGATCCCAACGGCAAGCTGCTGGTGATCCAGGGGCGCGACGGCGCCGACCTGAAGACCGCCGCGAATGCGCTGGCCCTGGGCAGCCAGACCCTGTCCGGCGCGACCGCCACGATCACGGGCCTGAAGCCCCTGGAGCCGCGCAAGCCCTACGACGCGCCGAACTGGCTGCCCAGCGACCGCCCGGTCAAGTTCGGCGAACTCGCCGAGGCCCGCGCGCTGAACGTCGCGGGCTATCGTCCCGACCTGATACGGGTGAACCTGCGCCTGCCGCCGGACCTGTTCGCCTGGCGCGACAAGCGCGTTCCGGTGGACTTGAAGTACCGCTATACGCCCAGGCCGACCAGCGACAAATCGGTGCTGAGCGTGAGCCTGAACGACCAGTTCGTGCAAGGCATCCCGCTGCCCGCCGCCAAGGCGCCGTCGCTGACGGACACCTTGATGTCCGACAGCACGCTGCCCGCCGAAAAGCGACTGGAGCTGCCGCTGTTCCTGCTGCCGCCGCGCTCGCAGCTGCAGCTGTACTACTCCTACGACGTGCTTAAGCAGGGCGATTGCAAGGACGCGCTGCTGGACAACGTGCGCGGCGCGATCGATCCGGATTCGACGATCGATATCTCGCAACTGCCGCATTTCATCGCCATGCCCGACCTGGCCGCCTTCGACAAGGCCGGCTTTCCGTTCACGCGGATGGCCGACCTGTCGCAGACCGCCGTGGTGCTGCCCGACCAGCCCGCGGTATCCGACTACAGCGCCTACCTGACGCTGTTGGGACGCCTGGGCGCATCGACGGGCTATCCCGCCACCGCCGTGACCGTCAGCCAGGCCGGCCAAGCGGCCAAGCTGGCGGACAAGGACCTGCTGGTGATCGCCTCCGGCGACAACCAGCCGCTGCTCAAGCAGTGGGCGCAATACATGCCGGCGTCGGTGGACGGCAAGGACAAGCGCTTCAGCCTGTCCGACCTGGTCTACAAGACCTCCGCCTGGCTGGGCACGCCCGAACGGCCGCGCGATGTCGTTTCCTTCAACAGCGATAGCGCCGACGCCATGCTGGCGGGCTTCGAGTCGCCGCTCACCGCGGGCCGCAGCGTGGTCGTCGTTTCGGGCAACAAGCCGCAGGGCCTGGCCGACGCGCTGGACGTGCTGCTGGACGACAGCAGCAGCGACCACGGCATCAGGGGCTCGCTGGCGATGGTGCGCGGCAAGCAGGTCGAAAGCCTGTTGGCGCAGGACAGCTATTACGTGGGCAAGCTGGGGCCGGTGGAATACGCGGAGTGGTTCTTCAGCCGCCACCTGCTGCTTTTCCTGGCCTGCTGCCTGCTGGGCGCGCTGCTGCTGGCGGCGGTCCTGTACTGGTCGCTGCATGCGCGCGCGCAGCGGCGCCTGAAGCAATGA